A region from the Misgurnus anguillicaudatus chromosome 7, ASM2758022v2, whole genome shotgun sequence genome encodes:
- the ttc8 gene encoding tetratricopeptide repeat protein 8, producing the protein MATEVGLDPLFLAWSCRRRRKFDRCAEISTKILTESPYDQAAWSLKTRALTEMVYIDEVEVDQEGIADIMLDENSIAQVARPGTSLRLPGTGHGGAPTPAVRPMTQLGRPLTGFVRPSTLSGRPETMEQAIRTPRTAQTARPVTSASGRFVRMGTASMLTNPEGPFINLSRLNLEKYGKRPNVSKTLFEYIFHHENDVKTALDLAALATEHAQFRDWWWKVQLGKCYYRLGLHREAEKQFRSALSHQEFVDTRLYLAKVYQRMDQPITALHVLKQGLDHFPGEVTLLTGIARIHEEMNNISSATEYYKEVLKQDNTHVEAIACIGSNHFYTDQPEIALRFYRRLLQMGVYNCQLYNNLGLCCFYAQQYDMSLSSFERALSLVSSDEEQADIWYNLGHVAVGIGDLTLAFQCFKLSLAFNNNHGEAYNNLAVLELLKGRIEQGKAFLQTAASLSPHMYEPHFNYASLSDKVGDLQSSYMAAQKSEDAFPEHVDTQQILKNLRQHFATL; encoded by the exons ATGGCAACGGAGGTCGGATTGGATCCGCTGTTTCTGGCGTGGAGCTGCCGCAGAAGACGAAAGTTCGATAGATGCGCAGAGATCTCCACAAAGATCTTGACCGAAAGCCCGTATGACCAG gcGGCGTGGAGCTTAAAGACTCGAGCTCTGACAGAGATGGTGTACATCGATGAGGTTGAGGTGGATCAAGAAGGCATAGCGGACATAATGTTGGATGAGAACTCCATTGCCCAGGTTGCAC GTCCAGGAACATCATTGAGACTTCCAGGAACAGGCCATGGTGGTGCACCCACTCCAGCTGTCAG ACCTATGACCCAGTTAGGACGACCTCTAACAGGGTTTGTGAGACCAAGCACGCTCTCTGGTAGACCAGAAACTATGGAGCAGGCCATCAGAACCCCCCGCACAGCGCAGACGGCTCGTCCGGTCACAAGTGCTTCTGGAAGATTTGTCAGAATGGGAACT GCCTCTATGCTAACAAATCCTGAAGGACCTTTTATTAATCTTTCTCGATTAAATTTGGAAAAGTATGGAAAGAGACCAAATGTGTCAAAG ACACTATTTGAATACATCTTTCATCATGAAAATGATGTAAAAACT GCATTAGATCTTGCCGCTCTTGCTACTGAGCACGCTCAGTTCAGAGACTGGTGGTGGAAGGTACAGCTGGGAAAATGTTATTACAG GCTCGGTTTGCACCGTGAGGCTGAGAAGCAGTTTAGATCTGCACTCAGTCACCAGGAATTTGTTGATACTCGCCTCTACCTTGCAAAG GTATATCAGCGTATGGATCAACCGATCACCGCTCTACATGTTTTAAAGCAAGGCCTTGACCACTTCCCGGGTGAGGTCACCCTGCTTACAGGAATTGCCCGCATCCATGAg GAAATGAATAACATAAGCTCGGCCACAGAGTACTACAAAGAAGTTTTGAAGCAGGACAACACACACGTCGAGGCTATTGCCTGTATTGGCAGCAATCATTTCTACACTGACCAGCCAGAGATTGCTCTGCGCTTCTACAG ACGGTTGCTGCAGATGGGAGTCTATAATTGCCAGCTGTATAATAATCTGGGTCTGTGCTGTTTCTATGCACAGCAGTATGATATGAGTCTGTCTTCTTTTGAGAGAGCTTTATCTCTGGTGTCCAGTGATGAGGAACAGGCGGATATCTGGTATAATCTGGGACATGTTGCAGTG GGCATTGGTGATTTGACGCTGGCTTTCCAATGCTTTAAACTGTCCTTGGCATTCAACAATAATCATGGTGAAGCCTACAATAACTTGGCCGTATTGGAGTTACTGAAGGGTCGTATTGAGCAG GGTAAAGCTTTCCTCCAGACGGCAGCTTCATTGTCCCCTCACATGTATGAGCCGCACTTTAATTATGCTTCCCTATCTGATAAG GTTGGTGATCTTCAAAGTAGCTATATGGCAGCTCAGAAATCCGAGGATGCTTTTCCTGAGCATGTGGACACTCAGCAGATCCTGAAAAACCTCAGACAGCATTTTGCCACACTATAA